Proteins from a single region of Oncorhynchus tshawytscha isolate Ot180627B linkage group LG03, Otsh_v2.0, whole genome shotgun sequence:
- the LOC112229050 gene encoding fucolectin-6, with protein sequence MMRSTTMFLLLTLLGLACSIGPTVPRNLALRGKATQSDLIENLWHGWSHASNAIDGNRDSHFHHGSCTATDESTNPWWRVDLLDTYIVTSITVTNRGDAFPERLNGAEIRIGNSLVDNGIHNPLVKTIPSVPAGSSLTLAFDPSFEGRYVIVVLPGQHKLLTLCEVEVYGYLAPTGDNVALYGKATQSSLNEFGIPGNAIDGNRNAIWIGGSCTHTLQDINAWWRVDLLKTYKVFSIIITNTVDGVPSRLNGAEIRIGDSLKDNGINNPRCAVISSIPAGNSSTFQCPGMEGRYVIVVIPGRKEYLTLCEVEVYGSPLDGTGPTCN encoded by the exons GAAATCTTGCCTTGCGTGGAAAAGCAACACAGTCAGACCTCATCGAGAACCTATGGCACGGTTGGAGTCATGCCTCTAATGCCATTGATGGGAACCGCGATTCACATTTCCATCATGGGTCCTGCACTGCCACTGACGAATCAACTAACCCCTGGTGGAGAGTGGACCTGCTTGATACCTACATAGTCACCTCCATCACCGTCACCAACAGAGGGGATGCTTTTCCTGAGAGGCTTAACGGGGCTGAGATACGAATAGGAAATTCTTTAGTGGACAATGGCATTCATAACCCTCT ggTTAAAACAATTCCCTCTGTTCCAGCCGGCAGTTCTCTCACCCTTGCTTTTGACCCAAGTTTCGAAGGACGTTATGTGATTGTGGTTCTACCAGGCCAGCATAAACTTCTGACACTCTGTGAAGTGGAGGTTTACGGATACCTTGCCCCAACTG GAGATAATGTGGCTCTATATGGAAAGGCCACCCAGTCGTCTTTGAATGAGTTTGGCATTCCAGGGAACGCTATTGACGGGAATCGCAACGCTATTTGGATAGGAGGGTCCTGCACCCACACTCTACAGGACATCAACGCCTGGTGGAGGGTGGACCTTCTGAAGACCTACAAAGTGTtctccatcatcatcaccaacacAGTCGACGGTGTTCCCAGCAGACTCAATGGAGCTGAGATTCGCATTGGAGATTCCCTGAAAGACAACGGCATCAATAATCCTAG GTGTGCTGTGATCTCCTCTATCCCAGCTGGCAATTCAAGCACCTTCCAGTGTCCGGGCATGGAGGGTCGATATGTCATCGTGGTCATTCCAGGGAGGAAGGAGTACCTGACCTTGTGTGAGGTGGAGGTGTACGGATCACCCCTGGATGGGACTGGGCCTACATGTAACTAA